A stretch of Anoplopoma fimbria isolate UVic2021 breed Golden Eagle Sablefish chromosome 4, Afim_UVic_2022, whole genome shotgun sequence DNA encodes these proteins:
- the anxa6 gene encoding annexin A6 isoform X1, with translation MVFRGTITVAPDFDPTADAENLYNAMKGIGSDKEAILDLVTSRSNAQREEIVAAYKCSFGQDLIEDLKYELTGKFERLIVSLMRTSAYHDAKEIHDALKGVGTNERCLIEILASRNNRQMHEMVAAYKDAYGSDIEEDIIVDTSGHFKKMLVVLLQGTRDESGVVDADLVQQDAQDLYAAGEEQWGTDEAKFIMILGNRSVTHLSMVFDAYEKIAEMSVEDSIKHELSGDFERLMLAVVQCIRSVPMFFAKRLYKSMKGLGTADNTLIRIMISRSEIDMLDIRECFRLLYEKSLFNMIKDDTSGDYKRTLLNLCGGDDDLAGEFFPEAAQIAYKMWEMSAMTKVQLRPTVRPASSLDPAADAQALRKAMKGFGTDEDAIIDIIAQRSNAQRQEIRQSFKSLLGRDLMKDLKSELSKNLERLIIGLMLNPAEFDAKMMKKAIEGAGTDEHALIEILVTRSNEEIHAMNAAYQDGYKKSLEEAIHSDTSGFFCRILVSLVQGAREEGPADEERAIADAQELAESCNAESDEMEIKFMSILCTRSFPHLRKVFQEFVRYSNKDIEQIIKKEMSGDVKNAFYAIVRSVKNQPSYFADRLYKAMKGLGTDDRALIRIMVSRSEVDLFNIRKEFKETHDVTLHEFIQVETMIGDTSGDYRKTLLLLCGGED, from the exons ATG gTGTTCAGAGGCACAATAACAGTTGCTCCGGACTTTGATCCCACCGCTGATGCTGAGAACCTTTACAATGCGATGAAAGGCATCG GTAGTGATAAAGAGGCCATATTGGACCTGGTCACCTCAAGGAGCAATGCACAGAGGGAGGAAATCGTTGCAGCGTACAAATGCAGCTTTGGACAG GACCTGATTGAGGATCTGAAGTATGAGCTGACGGGCAAATTTGAGCGTCTCATCGTCAGTCTGATGAGAACCTCAGCCTACCATGATGCCAAAGAAATCCATGATGCACTCAAA GGGGTTGGAACAAACGAGAGATGCCTCATTGAAATCCTGGCGTCTAGAAACAACAGACAGATGCATGAGATGGTTGCAGCATACAAGGACG CCTATGGCAGTGACATAGAGGAGGACATAATCGTGGACACGTCAGGACACTTTAAGAAGATGCTGGTTGTTTTACTTCAG GGGACCAGAGATGAGTCAGGAGTGGTGGACGCAGACCTGGTGCAGCAGGATGCACAA GATCTATATGCAGCCGGAGAAGAGCAGTGGGGGACTGACGAGGCCAAATTCATCATGATCCTGGGAAACCGCAGTGTGACTCACCTCAGCATGG tttttgatGCATACGAGAAGATTGCCGAGATGTCCGTAGAGGACAGCATCAAGCATGAGTTGTCTGGGGACTTTGAGAGGCTGATGCTGGCTGTTG TCCAGTGCATAAGGAGTGTCCCCATGTTCTTTGCCAAGCGCCTTTACAAGTCAATGAAG GGTCTTGGTACAGCCGACAACACCCTGATCAGGATCATGATTTCTCGCTCCGAAATAGACATGTTGGACATTCGAGAGTGTTTCCGCCTGTTATATGAGAAGTCCCTTTTTAACATGATTAAG GATGACACGTCAGGGGATTACAAGAGGACACTGCTTAATCTGTGTGGAGGAGATGATGA CTTAGCTGGAGAGTTCTTCCCTGAAGCTGCTCAAATAGCCTACAAGATGTGGGAAATGAGTGCCATGACCAAAGTCCAG CTAAGGCCAACAGTCCGCCCTGCATCCAGTTTGGACCCCGCTGCTGATGCACAAGCGCTGAGGAAGGCTATGAAGGGATTCG GAACAGATGAAGATGCAATCATTGACATTATTGCACAGAGAAGCAATGCTCAGAGGCAAGAGATCAGACAGTCCTTCAAATCCCTACTGGGACGG GATCTGATGAAGGACCTGAAGTCTGAGCTGTCAAAGAACTTAGAGAGGCTGATCATTGGGCTCATGTTGAACCCTGCAGAGTTTGATGCCAAAATGATGAAGAAGGCAATAGAG gggGCTGGGACAGATGAACATGCTCTGATTGAGATCTTGGTCACCAGGAGCAATGAGGAAATACATGCCATGAACGCAGCTTATCAGGATG GCTATAAGAAGTCTTTGGAGGAGGCCATTCATTCAGACACATCAGGCTTCTTCTGTCGCATCCTTGTTTCTCTCGTGCAG GGTGCAAGAGAAGAAGGCCCTGCAGATGAAGAAAGAGCAATTGCAGATGCTCAG GAACTTGCTGAATCTTGCAATGCCGAATCTGATGAAATGGAGATTAAGTTCATGAGTATTCTTTGCACCAGAAGCTTCCCCCATCTTAGGAAAG TATTCCAGGAGTTTGTCAGATACTCCAACAAGGACATTGAACAGATTATCAAGAAGGAGATGTCAGGAGATGTCAAAAACGCATTTTATGCAATCG TTCGCAGTGTAAAGAACCAGCCTTCCTATTTTGCAGATCGTCTGTACAAAGCCATGAAG GGCCTCGGTACGGACGACAGAGCGCTGATCCGCATCATGGTGTCCCGAAGCGAGGTCGACCTTTTCAACATTCGTAAAGAGTTCAAGGAAACACACGATGTCACCCTCCATGAATTCATCCAGGTAGAAACTATGATC
- the anxa6 gene encoding annexin A6 isoform X2 gives MVFRGTITVAPDFDPTADAENLYNAMKGIGSDKEAILDLVTSRSNAQREEIVAAYKCSFGQDLIEDLKYELTGKFERLIVSLMRTSAYHDAKEIHDALKGVGTNERCLIEILASRNNRQMHEMVAAYKDAYGSDIEEDIIVDTSGHFKKMLVVLLQGTRDESGVVDADLVQQDAQDLYAAGEEQWGTDEAKFIMILGNRSVTHLSMVFDAYEKIAEMSVEDSIKHELSGDFERLMLAVVQCIRSVPMFFAKRLYKSMKGLGTADNTLIRIMISRSEIDMLDIRECFRLLYEKSLFNMIKDDTSGDYKRTLLNLCGGDDDLAGEFFPEAAQIAYKMWEMSAMTKVQLRPTVRPASSLDPAADAQALRKAMKGFGTDEDAIIDIIAQRSNAQRQEIRQSFKSLLGRDLMKDLKSELSKNLERLIIGLMLNPAEFDAKMMKKAIEGAGTDEHALIEILVTRSNEEIHAMNAAYQDGYKKSLEEAIHSDTSGFFCRILVSLVQGAREEGPADEERAIADAQELAESCNAESDEMEIKFMSILCTRSFPHLRKVFQEFVRYSNKDIEQIIKKEMSGDVKNAFYAIVRSVKNQPSYFADRLYKAMKGLGTDDRALIRIMVSRSEVDLFNIRKEFKETHDVTLHEFIQGDTSGDYRKTLLLLCGGED, from the exons ATG gTGTTCAGAGGCACAATAACAGTTGCTCCGGACTTTGATCCCACCGCTGATGCTGAGAACCTTTACAATGCGATGAAAGGCATCG GTAGTGATAAAGAGGCCATATTGGACCTGGTCACCTCAAGGAGCAATGCACAGAGGGAGGAAATCGTTGCAGCGTACAAATGCAGCTTTGGACAG GACCTGATTGAGGATCTGAAGTATGAGCTGACGGGCAAATTTGAGCGTCTCATCGTCAGTCTGATGAGAACCTCAGCCTACCATGATGCCAAAGAAATCCATGATGCACTCAAA GGGGTTGGAACAAACGAGAGATGCCTCATTGAAATCCTGGCGTCTAGAAACAACAGACAGATGCATGAGATGGTTGCAGCATACAAGGACG CCTATGGCAGTGACATAGAGGAGGACATAATCGTGGACACGTCAGGACACTTTAAGAAGATGCTGGTTGTTTTACTTCAG GGGACCAGAGATGAGTCAGGAGTGGTGGACGCAGACCTGGTGCAGCAGGATGCACAA GATCTATATGCAGCCGGAGAAGAGCAGTGGGGGACTGACGAGGCCAAATTCATCATGATCCTGGGAAACCGCAGTGTGACTCACCTCAGCATGG tttttgatGCATACGAGAAGATTGCCGAGATGTCCGTAGAGGACAGCATCAAGCATGAGTTGTCTGGGGACTTTGAGAGGCTGATGCTGGCTGTTG TCCAGTGCATAAGGAGTGTCCCCATGTTCTTTGCCAAGCGCCTTTACAAGTCAATGAAG GGTCTTGGTACAGCCGACAACACCCTGATCAGGATCATGATTTCTCGCTCCGAAATAGACATGTTGGACATTCGAGAGTGTTTCCGCCTGTTATATGAGAAGTCCCTTTTTAACATGATTAAG GATGACACGTCAGGGGATTACAAGAGGACACTGCTTAATCTGTGTGGAGGAGATGATGA CTTAGCTGGAGAGTTCTTCCCTGAAGCTGCTCAAATAGCCTACAAGATGTGGGAAATGAGTGCCATGACCAAAGTCCAG CTAAGGCCAACAGTCCGCCCTGCATCCAGTTTGGACCCCGCTGCTGATGCACAAGCGCTGAGGAAGGCTATGAAGGGATTCG GAACAGATGAAGATGCAATCATTGACATTATTGCACAGAGAAGCAATGCTCAGAGGCAAGAGATCAGACAGTCCTTCAAATCCCTACTGGGACGG GATCTGATGAAGGACCTGAAGTCTGAGCTGTCAAAGAACTTAGAGAGGCTGATCATTGGGCTCATGTTGAACCCTGCAGAGTTTGATGCCAAAATGATGAAGAAGGCAATAGAG gggGCTGGGACAGATGAACATGCTCTGATTGAGATCTTGGTCACCAGGAGCAATGAGGAAATACATGCCATGAACGCAGCTTATCAGGATG GCTATAAGAAGTCTTTGGAGGAGGCCATTCATTCAGACACATCAGGCTTCTTCTGTCGCATCCTTGTTTCTCTCGTGCAG GGTGCAAGAGAAGAAGGCCCTGCAGATGAAGAAAGAGCAATTGCAGATGCTCAG GAACTTGCTGAATCTTGCAATGCCGAATCTGATGAAATGGAGATTAAGTTCATGAGTATTCTTTGCACCAGAAGCTTCCCCCATCTTAGGAAAG TATTCCAGGAGTTTGTCAGATACTCCAACAAGGACATTGAACAGATTATCAAGAAGGAGATGTCAGGAGATGTCAAAAACGCATTTTATGCAATCG TTCGCAGTGTAAAGAACCAGCCTTCCTATTTTGCAGATCGTCTGTACAAAGCCATGAAG GGCCTCGGTACGGACGACAGAGCGCTGATCCGCATCATGGTGTCCCGAAGCGAGGTCGACCTTTTCAACATTCGTAAAGAGTTCAAGGAAACACACGATGTCACCCTCCATGAATTCATCCAG